The genome window GAGATCGACGCTGCCCGCCGCGTCGTCTCGGGGATCGCCGAAGGCTGCCGTCAGGCCGGCTGCGCCCTCGTGGGCGGCGAGACGGCCGAGATGCCCGGCATGTATTCCGGCGGCGACTACGACCTTGCGGGCTTCTCGCTCGGCGCGCTGGAACGCGGCCATGCCCTGCCCCGGCTGGACCTCCAGAACACCGGTGACCTGATCATCGGCCTGGCCTCGTCGGGCCCGCACTCGAACGGCTATTCCCTGATCCGCAAGGTGGTGGAGCGTTCGGGCCTGTCATGGGGCGACGACGCCCCCTTCGCCCGGGACCGGTCCCTGGCCCAGGCCCTGATGGAGCCGACGCGCATCTATGTGAAGTCGGTGCTGCCCCTGATGAATGCCGGGCTCATCAAGGGCGCGGCCCACATCACCGGCGGCGGCCTGATCGAGAACCCTCCCCGCTGCCTGGCCGAGGGCCTGACGGCCGCATTCGACTGGGACGCCTGGCCCGTACCGCCCGTGTTCCAGTGGCTGGCCGAGGTCGGCGGCATCAGCGACCACGAGATGCGCCGCACCTTCAACTGCGGCATCGGCTTCATCCTCGTCGTCGCGCCCGAGACTGCCGAGGAGGTCCTGGCGGGTCTGCTGGAGGCCGGCGAAGCGGCGTTCGTCTGCGGTCAATTGGTCTGAGCCCCGTCACCCTCGGGCTTGTCCCGAGGGCCCATGGTGCGTCGACTGGCCTTCCGCCGTCGTCGCTCACGCGGCGGAAAGATAGATCCTCGGGACAAGCCCGAGGATGACGGAAGTTGTATGACCACCCTGCTCGAGGCCGGCGAGGTCGCGTTCGTCTCCGGACAGCTGGTCTGAGCAGCCTCCCCGATCGGGAGAGGGGCACATGGATGTCGGGCAGACGTCGCGTCGGTGACCACACCCCTGTCCAGACGCCTGAAGCTGACCCTCCCAACGTCAGTTGAGGGTGGAAATCAGCCCGGCCTCATGCAATCATAACTAGTCATTTCCCGACGCTCGAGAGGGACGCAGATGCTCAGAACTTCAGTCGGCACCCTATTCGTGCTGTTCGGCTTGTTGGCCGCCTTGTTTGGAGCCGCCTTCGTCCAAGGTCCCATGTACTATTGGGGCGATCCCTTCGAGGCTCCTGCCTTGAAGGCTTACGCTACAATCGTAGGCGCGGCCGCACTTGTGTTGGGTGCGATGATGATCGGCTCTGGGCTGCTTAAGGCGAAGCGAGCAAAACCTCGCAGTAGCTGAGAAGGGTCCCCTATGGGTCGGAATCGGTCATCGATCCAGGACCGGGCAGCGGACCTTCTCGTTTACCAGGTCCATCTCGGACCTGGAGTCGGCACGGCCCTCTGAGACCCACAATGCGCCGCCTGATCCAGCGACCGGACAGCATCGCAAACGCGTTCGTCACCGGTGCCAGCCAGATAGCGCGCGGGATCACCCCTGCGTCCGATTCTGACGTAGCGACGTGCCAGACTGAGGCCATGTGCCTGAGCGATCCGATCAATCCGAGGTCCGCGACCGTGTCGGTCGCCTTGCCGGGCGTGCCATTCACGCGACGGGAGTCCAACGGGGTGCAATTGGCGCCGATCCAGAACGACGGTAGCGATGTGAACGATTTCAATACGATCAGTGAACTTCCGCATATCAAGTCCAAACAATTGGACTCGTTGCACCCGGTTTTTTTCGAGTCCAATCCGCAGACCTCTCGCGCTCGACCCCGCCCTTTCACACCGGATCTGGGCTCTCAAACCCCCTCCCACTGACGGGAGGAAGACGTTAGGCTCCCGCCAAACTGGAGCTGTTGATGCGTCTGATTGCCCTCGCCGCCCTCCTCGCCCTTCCGGCGGTCGCCCACGCCCAGACGGCGGCGGCGCCCGAGCAGCCGCTGCTGCATGAGGTCGTCGGCCAGGTCGAGCCCGACCGCATGCGCGCCGACATCACCGCCCTGGTCGGTTTCGGCACGCGTCACACCATGTCGGACACGGTGTCGGAGACCCGCGGCATCGGGGCCGCCCGGCGCTGGACCGAACGGCAGTTCCGCGCCATGGGCGAGGCCTGCGGGGGCTGTCTGGAGATCGCCCTGCCCGCCGACACCGTCACCGGTCCGCGCGTGCCGACCCCGACCGAGGTGGTCAACGTCCTGGCCATCCAGCGCGGAACGGGAGACCCCAACCGCGTCATCGTCATCTCGGGCCACATCGACAGCCGCGTCACCGACGTTATGAACGCCACGGCCGACGCCCCCGGTGCCAATGACGACGCATCCGGCGTCGCCGCCGTGCTGGAGGCCGCCCGCGTTCTGTCGCAGCACCGGTTCGATGCCACCCTGGTCTATGCCGTCCTGTCGGGCGAGGAACAGGGCCTGCTCGGCGGCAAGATCCTGGCCGACTATGCGAAGGCGCAAGGGTGGGTGGTCGAGGCCAACCTGAACAACGACATCGTCGGCAATTCGCAGGGTCAGTCGGGCGTGCGCGACACCACCCGCGTTCGGGTCTTCTCCGAGGGCACCAAGACGGTCGAGACGGCGCTGCAGACCGACCGGCGGCGCTACAACGGCGGCGAACTGGATTCCTCGTCCCGCAACCTGGGGCGCTACGTCGACGGCATCGCCGACCGTTACCTGACCAATTTCGACGTCGAGATGGTCTATCGCACCGACCGCTTCGGGCGTGGCGGC of Brevundimonas subvibrioides contains these proteins:
- the purM gene encoding phosphoribosylformylglycinamidine cyclo-ligase, yielding MSDTSDTQINGLTYADAGVDIDAGDMLVEHIKPLARSTRRPGAEAALGGFGALFDLKAAGFVDPLIVATTDGVGTKLKIAIETGRHDGVGIDLVAMCVNDLLAQGAEPLVFLDYYATGKLEIDAARRVVSGIAEGCRQAGCALVGGETAEMPGMYSGGDYDLAGFSLGALERGHALPRLDLQNTGDLIIGLASSGPHSNGYSLIRKVVERSGLSWGDDAPFARDRSLAQALMEPTRIYVKSVLPLMNAGLIKGAAHITGGGLIENPPRCLAEGLTAAFDWDAWPVPPVFQWLAEVGGISDHEMRRTFNCGIGFILVVAPETAEEVLAGLLEAGEAAFVCGQLV
- a CDS encoding M28 family metallopeptidase; its protein translation is MRLIALAALLALPAVAHAQTAAAPEQPLLHEVVGQVEPDRMRADITALVGFGTRHTMSDTVSETRGIGAARRWTERQFRAMGEACGGCLEIALPADTVTGPRVPTPTEVVNVLAIQRGTGDPNRVIVISGHIDSRVTDVMNATADAPGANDDASGVAAVLEAARVLSQHRFDATLVYAVLSGEEQGLLGGKILADYAKAQGWVVEANLNNDIVGNSQGQSGVRDTTRVRVFSEGTKTVETALQTDRRRYNGGELDSSSRNLGRYVDGIADRYLTNFDVEMVYRTDRFGRGGDQVEMLRAGFPAVRITEGAENYDRQHQDLRTENGVVYGDTIEGVDFAYLGQVARLNIATMAALASAPMVPSGVTIEGAVKPDTTLSWTAVPGAAGYRVWWRSTTAPQWTNSRWAGDATRLVLTGVPIDDYFFGVSAVSDDGYESPVVFPGPAGAFVSVGDPPAPAN